The Candidatus Edwardsbacteria bacterium DNA window TTTCAGCTTGTCGATGTTCTGCCGGGCGGCTTCGTAGCCCACGTCGATCAGCTGGACGGCGGTTTTAAGGTCCCAGCTGGATATCTCGCCGGTCTGGCATTTTATCAGCACATCCAGCTCCTGCTCGTAGACCTCCAGGATCTTGTCGTTGGCCAGCATCATGGAGCGGACCCCGATCTCGAAAAGATTGGTGGGCTCGTACTTCCCGGTAACAAAGGCCACCCCGATCATCAACTGGGGATGGTATTTTTTCAGCGGCTTGACCGGCAGGGGGTCCTTGATCCCGCCGTCCGACAGCAGCCATTTGCCTATCTTCACCGGGGCGAACACCACCGGCACCGAGCAGGAGGCCCGTACCGCCGGAGCTATAAGATCGTCGGGGCTGTTGGGGAACATTATCTCGTCCCCCGAGATCAGGTCCACGGTGGCCACCGAGAGGGGAAGCTTCAGCTCGCTGAAGCGACGGTTCTTGCCGATCAGCTCCTCCACTAAATTCTCTATCGGCTCCGAGGAGACCAGCCCCTTGTTGCGGAATATCATGGTGGGGCTCATCAGCTGGCTCCAAGAGATGGTTTTGGCGATCTCCTCCAGCCGGTCGGCGCCTATCCCCGAGGCATACAGGGCCCCGATCAGGGCTCCGCCCGAGGTCCCGGACAACACGTCGACTTTGACGTTCTCCTCCTCCAGGGCCTTCAGCACGCCGATATGGGCCAGGCAGTAGCCCACCCCTCCGGCCAAAGCCAGGCCGATCTTCGGTTTGTCATTCATATAATTATCAGACATCCTTGATGGTTTTGATCTTTTCGCCGTTCTTGGCCAGCATATCCTCTGTTTCCATCCGCCCCACCTTGATCAGGTCCACCGCAGCAGCCAGGTCCCACCGGCTTCCCCCGCCGATATGGCTTTCCACCATGATGTCGGCGGCCCTGGCCGAGGCCTCGACCCTTTCCTGGTTGGCGATCCGCAGGGTGCGCAGGGCCACGTCGAACATATTCTTGGGCTCGTCGCGGGCCACTTTGAAATCGGCCGCGATCACAAACCCGGCGCCATGCTCCTTAAGCTCCCGCACCGGCAGGGGCACCAGCATCCCGCCGTCAACCAGCAGCCGTTCTCCATCCCTGACCGGGGAAAATACCAGCGGCAGGCTGCAGGAGGCCCGGACCGGCATGGAGATGGTCTGGGATTCGTTCTCGGGGAAGATGATCTTCTGCTCGCTGATCAGGTCCACCGCCGAGACCAGCAGCTTGATGTTGAGGTCGGCGAAGCGACGGCCCCTGCCCAGCAGGTCATCCATCAGGTCTTCGATCGGTTTGGATGAGCCCAGACCCTGGAAAAGGAAATGCGGCCCCATCAGCTTGTTCCACTTGATGGATTTGGCGATCTCCTCTATCCGGTCCAGCCGGATGCCCGAGGCGTACAGGGCGCCGATCAGGGCCCCGCCCGAGGTCCCGGCGATGATATCCGGCCGGATGCCGGCGTTCTCCAGAGCCTGCAATACACCTATGTGGGTCATGCAGTAGCCCACTCCGCCGGAGAGGGCCAGGCCGATCTTTGGTTTTTCAGACATTTAATTTACCTTAGTATTTATAATAACTTACTCTGGCCTTGATGGCCAGCGTATTGCACCATTGCGAATAAACGGCTGCCCTGCTGGCAAGTCCTTTTGTAATTTGTAATCTTTCGCTTTGTGTATTGATGGTTATGAATAAATCAGTTTATTTTTAACAAATATTTATTTCAAAATATGATTTCCAATATCAATCCCTAAAAGACGCAATAACTGAATTGCTGTCAAAATAAAAGTCATAAGACCCATTGTAAACTTATAAAGTTTGCCGATCAATGATACTTCAGCCCTTACAGAATCAAATCCGGCAAATGATAGAATTCGGAATGGAAACCTTATAACTTCACCAATCCAATAAAAAGGATTGATCAATCTCCTATAAACATTTCTTCTTAGAACATAATAGCAACCGATAGAACGATCAAGCAAATCAATAACACCTGAACTTGGTATATTTAAACGATCAAGATTGAATATATTGGTAAAGATATCGATTGAATTCGAATCACTGTGGAAGCGAATACCTACACCACTTTGCAATACAAGTCTTGCTATTTCTGTGAGCGATATGTTTAGTTTTTCTCGTAGTTTTTTTAATTCCAGAACTTCTTCATTGGATAACCTATTTTTCTTTGCCAATACCCTATATTCCAGGAAATCTTTTTTAAACCTTAAGATTTTCTCAATAGATGTTCTATACGGTTTTGGGAATACAACTTTCATCATCTATCCATTACTGTTGTTTAGGACTTAATGTTTTTGAAGAAGAATTAAAGGCCAGCCAAACTAAAGCATCTCCGTCTGCTTCTTCCCCGAACTTAGTCCCAAATGTTTGTACGCCCTCTCGGTGGCCTCCCGGCCCCGCGGGGTTCTCATCAAAAATCCTTCCTGTATCAGATACGGTTCGTAGACCTCCTCCACCGTGTCGGACTCCTCGCCCACCGCCACCGCCAGGGTGTTCAGGCCCACCGGCCCGCCGTTGAATTTCTTGATGATGGCCTCCAGTATCCTCTTGTCCATGTCGTCCAGCCCCACCTCGTCCACTTCCAAGCGTAATAATGATCTCTGGGCGATGGCCGCAGTAACGTTGCCGTCGCACTCCACCTGGGCGAAATCGCGCACCCGGCGCAGCAGGCGGTTGGCCACCCGGGGAGTTCCCCGGGAGCGCTGGGCTATCTCCCTGGCCCCGCCGGAATCTATGCTGACATTGAATATCTTGGCCGAGCGAAGGATGATCTGCTCCAGATCGTCATGGGTGTAATAATCCAGCCGGTTGATCATGCCGAAACGGGCCCGCATGGGCGCGGTTAAAAGGCCGGCCCGGGTGGTGGCCCCGATCAGTGTGAATTTCGGCAGGTTCAGCCGCACCGAGCGGGCGCTGGGGCCCTTGTCTATCATGATGTCTATGCAGTAATCCTCCATGGCCGGGTAGATATATTCCTCTACCATCCGGTTGATGCGGTGGATCTCGTCGATGAACAGCACGTCGTGTTCGCCCAGGTTGGTCAGGATCCCGGCCAGGTCGGCCGGGCGCTCCAGCACCGGGCCGGTGGTGGCCTTGATCTGCACCCCCATTTCCTTGGCGATGATATGGGCCAGGGTGGTCTTGCCCAGCCCCGGCGGCCCGCAGAACAGCATGTGGTCTATGGCCTCGCCCCGGCCCTGGGCGGCCTGGATAAATATCTTGAGGTTGTCCTTGATCTTGTTCTGCCCCACGAACTCGTCGAAGCTTACCGGCCGGACCGAGGAATCGAACTCAAGATCGCCCTCCAGGACATCGGGTATGGTTATTTTATCTGTCATATCATTTATTAATATTTGATTTTTTTACCGCTGAGACGCAGAGTTTATTATATATATTGGATTGCTTCGCATGTAAAGTATGCTTGTATTCTCGCAATGACTGAATACCTTATCAGTTTCCCTCTCCCTTTGGGGGAGGGCAGGGAGGGGTAAGTGCCTTTGTGGTTAATGTCCCAATCTTTCCAGCAATACTTGTTCATTTTCCCTTAAGCGCTTCCCGTATCAACTGCTCCACCGGAGCCTTGTCACCCAGTTTGGCCTTGGCCTTCTCCACCGCATTCTTGGCCTCGGCGTAATTCAATCCCAAAGTCATCAAGGCCTCGATCACCGGGTCACTGGTACCTGCCCCCTGTCCCCTGATAGTCGGCAATCCCTCCACCACCGCTTCGGCGATCTTGCCCTTCAACTCCACCAGTAGTCTCTCGGCGGTCTTCTTGCCTACCCCGGAGATAGCGGTCAGCATGGTCATATCCTGGTTGGCCACCGCCTGTTCCAGGTCCTCCGGGGCCATGTGCGACAGCACCGTCAGCGCCAGCTTGGGCCCGATGCCGGAGACCCCGATCAGAATTTTGAAGACCTTGCGCTCCTTCTCGCTGGCAAAGCCGAACAACTGCATGATGTCCTCCTTGACATGCAGGTAGGTCAGCAGTTTGGCCTGGTTGCCGGTCTCGGGCAGTTTATCAAAGGTATTCAGCGAGATGCTTATCTGATACCCCACCCCCCCGGCGTCTATCACCGCCTCGGCCGGGTATTTATGGACCAATGTTCCTTTGATGTGATGATACATATCTTTTAAAAATTATTTTCTCATTTTCCCTCTCCAAATTTATTTGGAGAGAGCCTGCACTGAGAAGAATTTTATTTTGCCATACGAAGTGGGCCGGGGGTGAGGTCCAAATGTCACCCGTTCAACTTGCCAAATAAAAAGATTTCTCAGGGTGACATTTTTCTCTTGCCGCATCGGGGAGCGATCAAGGGTGAGGTCAAACCTTCTTGATCATTTGTGCCAATTGCCTTCTCTGCAGATGGCATATCGCCACCGCCAAAGCGTCGGCCGCATCCTCCGGCGGAGTGGCCCGCAAGCCCAACATGGCCCGGATCATGAAGCCCACCTGATCCTTGCTGGCCCGGCCCTGGCCCACCA harbors:
- a CDS encoding patatin-like phospholipase family protein; protein product: MNDKPKIGLALAGGVGYCLAHIGVLKALEEENVKVDVLSGTSGGALIGALYASGIGADRLEEIAKTISWSQLMSPTMIFRNKGLVSSEPIENLVEELIGKNRRFSELKLPLSVATVDLISGDEIMFPNSPDDLIAPAVRASCSVPVVFAPVKIGKWLLSDGGIKDPLPVKPLKKYHPQLMIGVAFVTGKYEPTNLFEIGVRSMMLANDKILEVYEQELDVLIKCQTGEISSWDLKTAVQLIDVGYEAARQNIDKLKGCCDNKKINLG
- the ruvB gene encoding Holliday junction branch migration DNA helicase RuvB; translation: MTDKITIPDVLEGDLEFDSSVRPVSFDEFVGQNKIKDNLKIFIQAAQGRGEAIDHMLFCGPPGLGKTTLAHIIAKEMGVQIKATTGPVLERPADLAGILTNLGEHDVLFIDEIHRINRMVEEYIYPAMEDYCIDIMIDKGPSARSVRLNLPKFTLIGATTRAGLLTAPMRARFGMINRLDYYTHDDLEQIILRSAKIFNVSIDSGGAREIAQRSRGTPRVANRLLRRVRDFAQVECDGNVTAAIAQRSLLRLEVDEVGLDDMDKRILEAIIKKFNGGPVGLNTLAVAVGEESDTVEEVYEPYLIQEGFLMRTPRGREATERAYKHLGLSSGKKQTEML
- the ruvA gene encoding Holliday junction branch migration protein RuvA → MYHHIKGTLVHKYPAEAVIDAGGVGYQISISLNTFDKLPETGNQAKLLTYLHVKEDIMQLFGFASEKERKVFKILIGVSGIGPKLALTVLSHMAPEDLEQAVANQDMTMLTAISGVGKKTAERLLVELKGKIAEAVVEGLPTIRGQGAGTSDPVIEALMTLGLNYAEAKNAVEKAKAKLGDKAPVEQLIREALKGK
- a CDS encoding patatin-like phospholipase family protein yields the protein MSEKPKIGLALSGGVGYCMTHIGVLQALENAGIRPDIIAGTSGGALIGALYASGIRLDRIEEIAKSIKWNKLMGPHFLFQGLGSSKPIEDLMDDLLGRGRRFADLNIKLLVSAVDLISEQKIIFPENESQTISMPVRASCSLPLVFSPVRDGERLLVDGGMLVPLPVRELKEHGAGFVIAADFKVARDEPKNMFDVALRTLRIANQERVEASARAADIMVESHIGGGSRWDLAAAVDLIKVGRMETEDMLAKNGEKIKTIKDV